The Bos indicus x Bos taurus breed Angus x Brahman F1 hybrid chromosome 21, Bos_hybrid_MaternalHap_v2.0, whole genome shotgun sequence genomic interval AGGCTCCTCCCACAGTTCTAGGCTACGTGGAGGGAACGGTCTTTGCTGCGCCTGGAAAAGCCAGTCAACAAAACACCGGCGATACATCGCTGGGGCCTGAAGCCCCTCCAGAAGATCCAGCCCGAGTCCCGCAGCTGGAAGGAACCAGGGCCACGGGTGCTCCACAGAGGTCCCAGGATAGTTCAGTGGGAGACAGCAGTCTTTTTAAGAAATGGCAGTCGGACAGACATGCCCATGTACAAAAGGACGAAATCAGACTTGTGCCTCACACCACATAAGAAAACCGAATCACAGTGGGCCAGCTACGAGAGCCCAAAGCACAGCACCCTTAAGGGAAAACGCAGGCGTAAATCTCAGACCTCGGGTCAGGCAGTGGACCCTTATCCACGACGTGAAAAGCGCAGGTGAGAAAGACCAGGGAAGCTGGACACCGTCAAAGTGAGGGCAGCTTCAAAAGTCCATCGAGAAAATGAAGAGACAACTTCGAGAAAGAATACTGCGAGCTGTGTATCTGATGAGAGCCTAGTGTCCAGATGACACAAAGATCACTTAGGTCAGTTCCGTCACAGAAAGACAGATCACCCGAGGGTTCAAACGGGCAGAAGACGGAAGAGACGCTGCTCCAAAGACGCGCAGCTGAGCGGCAGCTCATGCTGGGCGCTCGGCACCACTGCTCTGGGGCCACAGTGACGACGCTCCCACGTTGGGTCAGAGGGCCAAGGGCCAGCTCAGACACGGGGGCCGGGGGCTGCCTGCAGCCTTCCTGGGAAGGAGACGGTGCAGCGGCTGCGGAGAACAGTCTTTGGCACCACGGAGCTACCACGAGACCCAGCATCACTCCTGGGCGTCCACCCGGAGCCACGTGCCAACAGAAGGCGTGAAGAAGCCACGTGACCGTCGCCGGATGGGAGGGCGGTGACTAAGTCGGGGTTCCCTGGTGCCGCGGTGGGtcagagcccacctgccaacgccGGGGACACGGGTGcaagccctggtccaggaagaccccacgtgccctgtgctctggagcccctgAGCTGCTGCTGCCACCACGCCTGAGAACCACAGCTGAGGAAGCCCTGGGCCACAAGGGCTGAGCCCAGATGCCATGTGCCCAAAGCTGTGTGCTCACCACCCGCGCTCCGGCAAGATGCCGCCGCGGCCAGAGGCCCCCGTGCCGCAATGAAGACAGGCCCCTGGTCGCCGCAACTCGACAGAGTCTGCCCATCTGTGAGCGTGTGACCCGCTGTGACCTGGTCCTGCTCCCACAGAACTTCAGACGTGGGGGATGCGGAGCCAGGAGAACCGCCCTGAGTGGTCAGGGCTGCCCATGTGCCCTGCGCCCCAGATCGTCCTGGGCAGGCGGTCTGTGCGCCCCCCACGTGGCTGAGCCCCTGGTGCCTGTGTGGCGCCTGCACAGGTCCAGAGGGGCGTACCATGCCTTTCAAAATTAGGGCTTTCGGATCTGATTCGGGGAAGCTGCCTTCTCAGCAAGACGTCCAACGGACCCACGTTTAATGTGGTCACGGCGGCCACATGCCAGGCCCCTGCAGGGGACGCCCATTTACATGCAGCCCAGGCCAGTCTGTCCCTGTGGGCAGGCCCCGGGCTCTGCGCTCAGCTGGCAGGGGGTCCATCTGGGTGTGAAGAGATGGGAAACGGCCCCCCGGGGCCCGCAGGTCCGGACCCCCACCCCCGGCACTCACCGGCCCCAAGGCCTCCGTGGCGCGGCGGCAGCTGCACAGCCAGGCAGAGCTGCAGCGCCAGCTGGGTCTTCCCAGCCGAGCTGCGTCCAGCCAGCTCCGTGATGCCGTCCAGGGGCAGCCCGCCACGGAGCAGTGCGTCCAGCACGGGGCAACCCAGGCTCAGGCGCTGGTGCTGCTCAGGGAACGGCCCCTCCTGCCGGAGCAGGTGCAGCGCTGGGGGCGGCGGAGGGGGAAACAGGTGAGCCCAGGCCCCCCACGCCAGGGCCACAGCCCCGCGGGCACCCCGCCCAGGCCCCAGCCCCGCGGGCACCCCGCCCAGGGCCCCAGCCCCGCAGGCACCCCGCCCAGGCCCCCCACACCCCATGCCGGGGCCCCAGCACCTGTGCACACTCCGTGTCCCCGCAGGAGTGAGGCAGCCGCTCTCAGCAGGAGCTGCACGTCGGGGCTGGAGAGGTGGGTCCGTCTCTGCAGATCTGGTCCAGAAAGATGCAGGACCTCCTTCACTGACCTCAGTTTGGCTGAAATCACAGAACCGGTCACAGGACGCGGTCAGATGCGGTGCCCGTGGCAACAGTGACGCAGGGACAGCAGGTGACTGCCAGCTCTGGGGGCCCGGCGGGCAGTGGTTGGCCCAGCTGCTCCCTGAAGCTGCACAGACCCCTGGACGACAGGTCAGGGAGGAAGGGGCCTGTCCCCAGGGTGGGGAGCAGCGGCCCCCAGACACATCTGAGACAGGCCTGCATGTGCATCGCCAGGGAGGGGCCGCAGGAGGGGACTCAGACGAACGTCCACTGCGCCCGCCTGTGGACGGCCAGGGAGTAAAGAGGGAGAGTCAGCTCTCTGGTGGCACTGTCAGGGGGTTACGGGGTGAGGCCCGAGGGTGGGTGTTTGGGAGGAAAGGGAGTAATTCTGAGCTTAGATCagtgtattatttttaaactagtaggaaaaaaaaaaggctaacaaTCCATCCAATCGGTtcagagaaaggcaaaaaagagCGCACACACACAGGACAAATGCAACAGCATCAGGGCGCAGAGCCGGCCTTCTTGAGCGTCCTCGAGTGCACATGCTGCTCTGCTCGCTGTGGATCAGAGCGAAAGACGGGGCCTCCGGAGCGAGGAGCAGCCCAGCCCTGTCCACCGTCCACCAGTGCAGAGCGCCTGACCCCACAGCATCCTCACAAGCACAGGGGGCAGAGATGGAGGGCATGCGacggggggagggaggggggatggagggggtgggaggatgggATGGAGGCGGGGGTGCGGGGGCCAGCCGGGCAGTGGAGGAGTTGGTACAGCCTGCGGACGGATGTGCCCAGACGCCAGCAGACTGGGTGGGCCGGCCTGACGGACGCCCTTCGAGGTGTGGGAATGACTGGAAGGCACAGGAAACGCGCCCATGAGAAGGGAGACAAGCACTAACTTTGGGGAAAACCAAAGATGGTCAGGAAACAGTTGTGAGCCGAGGTTCTGTGACAGCCGTGATGTCCCGGTGACAACTCTGATGACTGATGTGGCCCAGGCTGCGTTCCCACTGGGGGGTGGGTGGACCAAGTCGGGGCAGAGGGGGTGCAAGGAAGCCAGCTCTCGCCCCGAAATGGAGGCCTGTGAGGAGCCGGAAGTCAGACCCAGCAAACACGGCAGCAGAAGCACAGCCCATCGCTGAGCGGCTCACAAGGACCGAGTCCCGTCTCACTGCGGACGCCGTACGTGCTGCTTCAGCGGAAATGACCTAAAAGAGCCTTTCACACAGCCTTTTTAGTTTAGTGTGAAACACACACCCACGCAGGCCAGCCTCGGGGCGCCGTCCGGGGCCAGGAGGCAGAGGGCTCCCAACGCTCAGACAGGCCACCCTGTAACTGCTCTCCATAACGTGCGCGCAAGTGCACGGCCACACATTCTCACGATCACGTCACAGAAACATCGGCAAACACACCTTTCTTAACTGCAGCGACGATTCTGGGATTCAGGTCCAGCCGATCCAAATCCATGTCTTCAGCAGGGACAACCAGAAACGGACGACTGCCCTGCGACACGACGTGCCGGCCGCCCCCTCGAGCGGCCCGGGAGGCGAGTGCAGCAGAGTCACCGAGCCTGGGGGCAGTGGCCGACTGTGGGGCCCAGGGCTTGGAGGCCCCCCAGTCCCAGGGACAGCGCTGAGATCAGCCCCAGGCTCTTCTCGCCAGGAACTCAGAAGCCTGGGCTCAGCCCACCCTGGCGTGCGTTTCAGGAATCCCCGAGCACCGCGCCCCCATGGTCAGCCTGCTTCATCCACTTTGGGAAGGTGAGAAGCGGGCTTGTgtcccagccctggcccctctGACCCACCTCTCTGGGGCGCGGGTGCCGGGCCCAGGCTGCACTCCGTGGCGTATGCTCCCCTGAGCACGTTTCCGTGGGGATCTGGAGAGAGTGGGAAGGCGAGTGGTGGATCCTGTGGGCGCCCAGGAGGTCGGAACCACcgtgaccactgagccactccaACAAAGGACAGCGGACACCTTGCCCACCTGGCCTGCAGCTtgccctggcccctggcccagAGCAGCATGGGGGGCGGGGTGGCAGTGGGGCGGCCATGCCAGGCTGTGGCCACTCGGCTGAGGCTGGGCCcagcagccagcagcagcagcaggaaggcccGTGCCCCGGGGCTCCTGACACCGAGGGGGGCAGCATAGTGCGGACTCGGCCTTCCGCACGGACACCGCTGACCCTCGGTATGCAGTATGGGGTTGTCCCCGAAGCCTCGAGAGACAGGCCGCCCGCCCCCTCATCCAGTCTGGTCAGGAGCGAGGGCCTGGCTACCCAGCACCCATCAGCTGTCTTGGGGTGGCCCCAGGCCCTTAGAGGCAGTTCTGGGAGCAGGAAGTCCGGATTCTGAATGACCGTGGGAGGGAAGCCTGTGCGGGGACTCGGCCGGGAAGTGCCTGGATGTAAAACCCCATCCTGAGAGCAACTGGACACACACAGGAGAGCCAGCGGTGACCAACCATGGGGCCTCGAGCCCAAGTAGAGCACCTGCTGCTACCTGACACAGGCCCGGGAGCCCCACCGAGAGCCCCAGGAGGGGCCCGGGCGAAGCCACCAGGGACAAGTGTGTGCCCCGCAGCACCCAGCATGGGCACGGGCGGGCCTGGGCAGCCCCCGGGAGCATTGCGTGCAGGGGTCTCAGGGAAGAACAATTAACAGCAGGTGCTGCTGCTGAGCGAGCGTGAAGGCATGTGAACCCCTGGGCCAAACAGGAGACTCCTCCCCAGGTGGAATCACTCTCCTGTGTCTCTGGGGCTCTCAGGTGGCCCAAGGACTTCTGTGCCCCCAAACAGGCTGGTATGGGCCCACCCCCACTCTGGGGACAACAGTCAGGTTCCTGGCGGCTTTAATTGATTCACACTGAGGACTCAATGGGAGGAGGGAAGATCTTTCTGAACTGACGCACTAAGCGCCTCTCCCTCGGCCCAGCACCGGAGGGGGTTGGGTGCGGTGGGGGAACCCTGGGGGAGGCAGCTGGCCGAATCCCCACAAACTGAAACTGTTACTCCTCTGATTTCAGGCAAAGGATCAATACACACAGCTCCAGGCTGTTGCTCTAAAATCATGAAAGGTTGAGGGCTGACATTTACCAAACAATCCAACTGTGTGACAGGTACGAACATCACACCAGAAGTATTACAACCCTTGTATTGCTGGCaagaaaacagaagcacagaACGGTTAAGCAACAAGCTTCAGGTCACACAGTCAGCAAGTGGGTGGCCTGGTATGCAGGTCCAGGCCTGGGCTCTAAGCCCCTGACCCCGCGTTTGCACTGCCCATCTGTTAACAACTCCAAAGGAACTGTTTGGACCGCAGAACTCGGTCATCCAGAGGCCGACCCGCCTGAGGGTGTCCAGCTCCCTCAAGacgtttcctttcttttcctgctctccTCCCAGAAAGGGCGCCAATGAGTACGCCTTCATCCCAGGGCTACTGTAGGGAGCTGTCACCGGACCCCGTGGGCGGCCACACAGGTCCTCCCCTGCCTAGGCCAGCACTGTGGTTTCTCCAGAGCCGGCCAGCCTGGACTTCTGGCCCCGCTCCCTCCGCAGGACCCTGTTGCTCCTCTGGGGACCTCTCCTCTTTTCAGCCCCTGCGGCTTTGAGCACTCATCCCCAGTCCCCCGGGCCTGCGTGTCCAGCAGGCCCCCGCCTGGGCCGTCCTGACAGACCAGGGGACGCTGCAGCCGCGCCCTGCCACCCACGCACACCTGCGCTTCCCACCTGGCACGCTCTGAGCCCGACCCCACCCTCCGCGCCCCACCCCGCGGCCCCGGCGCGGACGCACAGCCTGAGCAGGCTCTGCAGCTGCGCGGGCTCACCGCCCCGGGACCGAGGCCCTCCGTCCCAGCCCTGCCCGGCATCCGCCCGGCCCTCTCCCACCCCCGGGACTCGCGGGGGCCCTGGCTCCGCGGTCCCGC includes:
- the XRCC3 gene encoding DNA repair protein XRCC3 isoform X1 yields the protein MRGRAACLSRLRGQPHTAYRGSAVSVRKAESALCCPPRCQEPRGTGLPAAAAGCWAQPQPSGHSLAWPPHCHPAPHAALGQGPGQAAGQVGKVSAVLCWSGSVVTVVPTSWAPTGSTTRLPTLSRSPRKRAQGSIRHGVQPGPGTRAPERLGDSAALASRAARGGGRHVVSQGSRPFLVVPAEDMDLDRLDLNPRIVAAVKKAKLRSVKEVLHLSGPDLQRRTHLSSPDVQLLLRAAASLLRGHGVCTALHLLRQEGPFPEQHQRLSLGCPVLDALLRGGLPLDGITELAGRSSAGKTQLALQLCLAVQLPPRHGGLGAGAVYVCTEDAFPSRRLQQLIAQQQRLRADVPGHVISKIRFGHQIFIEHAADVDTLLQCVREKVPVLLARGMARLVVIDSVAAPFRCEFDGAALALRAQRLLALGAELRRLSCAFRSPVLCVNQVTEAVEEQDLVAGPPGMSPALGITWANQLLVRLLADRQRPEEAPLTPPGRTLRVVFAPHLPASSCSYTITAEGVRGMPGTACS